From one Musa acuminata AAA Group cultivar baxijiao chromosome BXJ2-6, Cavendish_Baxijiao_AAA, whole genome shotgun sequence genomic stretch:
- the LOC135615710 gene encoding reticulon-like protein B1 isoform X1, producing the protein MAEHAEETLIEQVMEKIRDGVDSSSSSDSDDEKSKASVVTEAVKSKISRLFGREKPVHQILGGGKPADVFLWKNKKASAAVLGGATATWIFFELMEYHLLTLFCHCLILSLAIIFLWSNATFLINNRSPPHIPVVSIPENLVVDIALSLRYEINRGFAVLREIATGRDLKKFLIVIAGLWVLSTIGRCCNFLTLFYIVFVTLHTVPFLYDKYEDKVDAFAEKASVELKKHYAVFQAKYLSKIPRGPLKDKKFL; encoded by the exons ATGGCGGAGCACGCGGAGGAGACCTTGATCGAGCAGGTAATGGAGAAGATCCGCGACGGCGTtgactcctcgtcgtcgtcggACTCTGACGACGAGAAGTCGAAGGCGTCGGTGGTGACGGAGGCCGTCAAGTCCAAGATCAGCCGCCTCTTCGGCCGGGAGAAGCCCGTCCACCAGATCTTGGGCGGTGGAAAGC CTGCTGATGTTTTcctgtggaagaacaagaaagccTCTGCTGCTGTGCTTGGTGGGGCCACGGCTACCTGGATCTTTTTTGAGTTGATGGAATACCATTTACTTACTTTGTTCTGCCACTGCCTTATATTGTCTCTTGCTATCATTTTCCTCTGGTCAAATGCTACTTTCTTGATCAACAA TAGGTCTCCACCTCACATTCCTGTGGTGAGCATTCCTGAAAATCTGGTTGTGGACATTGCACTTTCTCTCAGATATGAGATTAATAGGGGTTTTGCTGTTTTAAGGGAAATTGCAACAGGACGTGATCTGAAGAAGTTCCTCATT GTGATTGCTGGGCTGTGGGTTCTTTCAACCATCGGGAGGTGCTGCAATTTCTTGACTTTGTTTTATATAG TCTTTGTCACGCTGCACACTGTGCCTTTCTTATATGATAAGTATGAAGACAAAGTTGATGCATTTGCCGAGAAAGCATCAGTGGAGTTAAAGAAGCACTATGCAGTTTTTCAGGCCAAGTATTTGAGCAAGATACCTAGGGGACCATTGAAAGACAAAAAGTTCCTGTAG
- the LOC135615710 gene encoding reticulon-like protein B5 isoform X3, with protein sequence MAEHAEETLIEQVMEKIRDGVDSSSSSDSDDEKSKASVVTEAVKSKISRLFGREKPVHQILGGGKRLHLTFLWEIATGRDLKKFLIVIAGLWVLSTIGRCCNFLTLFYIVFVTLHTVPFLYDKYEDKVDAFAEKASVELKKHYAVFQAKYLSKIPRGPLKDKKFL encoded by the exons ATGGCGGAGCACGCGGAGGAGACCTTGATCGAGCAGGTAATGGAGAAGATCCGCGACGGCGTtgactcctcgtcgtcgtcggACTCTGACGACGAGAAGTCGAAGGCGTCGGTGGTGACGGAGGCCGTCAAGTCCAAGATCAGCCGCCTCTTCGGCCGGGAGAAGCCCGTCCACCAGATCTTGGGCGGTGGAAAGC GTCTCCACCTCACATTCCTGTG GGAAATTGCAACAGGACGTGATCTGAAGAAGTTCCTCATT GTGATTGCTGGGCTGTGGGTTCTTTCAACCATCGGGAGGTGCTGCAATTTCTTGACTTTGTTTTATATAG TCTTTGTCACGCTGCACACTGTGCCTTTCTTATATGATAAGTATGAAGACAAAGTTGATGCATTTGCCGAGAAAGCATCAGTGGAGTTAAAGAAGCACTATGCAGTTTTTCAGGCCAAGTATTTGAGCAAGATACCTAGGGGACCATTGAAAGACAAAAAGTTCCTGTAG
- the LOC135615710 gene encoding reticulon-like protein B1 isoform X2, protein MAEHAEETLIEQVMEKIRDGVDSSSSSDSDDEKSKASVVTEAVKSKISRLFGREKPVHQILGGGKPADVFLWKNKKASAAVLGGATATWIFFELMEYHLLTLFCHCLILSLAIIFLWSNATFLINKSPPHIPVVSIPENLVVDIALSLRYEINRGFAVLREIATGRDLKKFLIVIAGLWVLSTIGRCCNFLTLFYIVFVTLHTVPFLYDKYEDKVDAFAEKASVELKKHYAVFQAKYLSKIPRGPLKDKKFL, encoded by the exons ATGGCGGAGCACGCGGAGGAGACCTTGATCGAGCAGGTAATGGAGAAGATCCGCGACGGCGTtgactcctcgtcgtcgtcggACTCTGACGACGAGAAGTCGAAGGCGTCGGTGGTGACGGAGGCCGTCAAGTCCAAGATCAGCCGCCTCTTCGGCCGGGAGAAGCCCGTCCACCAGATCTTGGGCGGTGGAAAGC CTGCTGATGTTTTcctgtggaagaacaagaaagccTCTGCTGCTGTGCTTGGTGGGGCCACGGCTACCTGGATCTTTTTTGAGTTGATGGAATACCATTTACTTACTTTGTTCTGCCACTGCCTTATATTGTCTCTTGCTATCATTTTCCTCTGGTCAAATGCTACTTTCTTGATCAACAA GTCTCCACCTCACATTCCTGTGGTGAGCATTCCTGAAAATCTGGTTGTGGACATTGCACTTTCTCTCAGATATGAGATTAATAGGGGTTTTGCTGTTTTAAGGGAAATTGCAACAGGACGTGATCTGAAGAAGTTCCTCATT GTGATTGCTGGGCTGTGGGTTCTTTCAACCATCGGGAGGTGCTGCAATTTCTTGACTTTGTTTTATATAG TCTTTGTCACGCTGCACACTGTGCCTTTCTTATATGATAAGTATGAAGACAAAGTTGATGCATTTGCCGAGAAAGCATCAGTGGAGTTAAAGAAGCACTATGCAGTTTTTCAGGCCAAGTATTTGAGCAAGATACCTAGGGGACCATTGAAAGACAAAAAGTTCCTGTAG